One genomic segment of Acinetobacter sp. C26M includes these proteins:
- the nuoN gene encoding NADH-quinone oxidoreductase subunit NuoN yields MNFTISFSELMPLAPVMIVALTAIVVMLLTAIKRNHNLIATTSVVGLNLAAIYIGYTMFSGHFAPVNVMGMFMVDPFTMLYQFLILIAALACCTLSHAYIETYKDNREELYILLLCSVTGAMLLVSSSHYAAFFISLELMSIPVYGMLAYTYQRSQSLEAGIKYLVLSATASAMLLMGMAYIYAYTGSLSFYDSVQALFTAIKQPMVLLGLGLIIFAVAFKLSLAPFHKWTPDVYAGAPAPMATFLATAAKVATIGLFVRYLLTSGAILVESLVTVITIIAVLSIVVGNLLAVRQVNLKRILGYSSIAHFGYLLIALISMTYASLGSVTVYVITYVLTTIGAFGAVALMSSPYNNVDEAQSLADYRGLFWRRPILTATLTVMMLSLAGIPLTAGFIGKFLVVMAAVTTQHWFLAAMIVVGSGIGLYYYLRVMVVMYMTPPDVPRIDADAHWGSKVGGLMVLAAALLVLVMGVYPDPMINLALKAEILSPLHFMLSQQQ; encoded by the coding sequence ATGAACTTCACAATTTCTTTTTCTGAGCTAATGCCACTTGCTCCTGTGATGATTGTGGCTTTGACCGCAATCGTCGTGATGTTATTAACTGCGATTAAGCGTAATCACAATCTGATTGCAACAACTTCGGTTGTGGGTTTAAACCTTGCTGCAATTTATATTGGATACACCATGTTTAGTGGGCACTTTGCACCAGTAAACGTGATGGGCATGTTCATGGTTGATCCATTTACCATGCTCTATCAATTCCTGATTCTAATTGCCGCTTTAGCGTGCTGTACTTTATCTCATGCTTATATTGAGACCTATAAGGACAACCGCGAAGAGTTGTATATCTTGTTACTGTGTTCAGTGACAGGTGCAATGTTGTTGGTTTCAAGCTCACACTATGCAGCATTCTTCATCAGCCTAGAGTTGATGTCGATTCCTGTATACGGCATGTTGGCATATACCTATCAACGTAGTCAGTCTTTGGAAGCGGGGATTAAATACCTTGTACTTTCAGCGACTGCTTCTGCAATGTTGCTCATGGGTATGGCGTATATCTATGCATATACAGGTTCATTGTCGTTCTATGACTCTGTTCAGGCATTGTTTACTGCAATCAAACAACCAATGGTGTTATTGGGCTTAGGTTTAATTATCTTTGCTGTTGCATTCAAACTTTCACTTGCACCATTCCATAAATGGACGCCAGATGTATATGCAGGTGCACCAGCACCTATGGCAACCTTCTTGGCAACGGCTGCGAAAGTTGCGACGATTGGTTTATTTGTACGTTACTTACTGACTTCTGGTGCAATCTTGGTTGAATCATTAGTGACAGTCATTACCATCATTGCGGTATTGTCGATCGTGGTGGGTAACCTACTTGCAGTTCGTCAAGTCAACTTGAAACGTATCTTGGGTTATTCATCGATTGCACACTTCGGTTATTTGTTGATTGCTTTAATCAGCATGACTTATGCAAGTCTTGGTAGTGTGACTGTTTATGTAATTACCTATGTATTGACCACAATCGGTGCATTTGGTGCGGTTGCATTAATGTCGAGCCCATATAACAACGTCGATGAAGCACAAAGCCTTGCAGACTACCGTGGTTTGTTCTGGCGCCGTCCGATCTTGACTGCAACTTTAACCGTGATGATGTTGTCTTTAGCAGGTATTCCATTAACAGCGGGCTTCATTGGTAAGTTCTTGGTGGTGATGGCTGCGGTGACAACGCAACACTGGTTCTTGGCTGCAATGATCGTGGTGGGTAGTGGCATCGGCTTGTACTACTACTTACGTGTGATGGTAGTGATGTATATGACTCCACCAGATGTACCACGTATTGATGCTGATGCCCATTGGGGAAGTAAGGTCGGTGGTCTTATGGTCCTTGCTGCTGCGTTATTGGTATTGGTGATGGGTGTTTATCCAGATCCAATGATTAACTTGGCATTGAAGGCAGAGATCCTTTCTCCATTGCACTTTATGTTGTCTCAACAACAGTAA
- the upp gene encoding uracil phosphoribosyltransferase has product MSIQEIRHPLIRHKLGLLRRSDISTKNFRELAQEVTMLLTYEATKDLPVVDHEIDGWAGKVSTQRIAGKKITIVPILRAGIGMLEGVLSLIPSAKVSVLGLERDEATLEVRTYYKKLVPDVANRLAMIIDPMLATGNSLIAAIDVLKASGCKDIRVMVLVAAPEGVAKVEAAHPDVLIYTASIDQGLNEEGYIVPGLGDAGDKIFGSVQKD; this is encoded by the coding sequence GTGTCGATTCAAGAAATCCGTCATCCGCTTATTCGCCATAAACTTGGTTTATTACGTCGTTCAGATATTAGTACCAAGAACTTCCGTGAATTAGCGCAAGAAGTCACGATGTTACTGACTTATGAAGCAACAAAGGATCTTCCTGTTGTTGATCATGAAATTGATGGGTGGGCAGGGAAAGTCTCAACTCAGCGTATCGCAGGGAAGAAAATCACAATTGTTCCGATCTTGCGTGCTGGTATTGGTATGCTTGAGGGCGTTCTTAGCCTGATTCCAAGCGCGAAAGTGAGTGTCTTAGGTTTAGAGCGTGATGAAGCAACTTTAGAAGTGCGCACCTACTATAAAAAGTTGGTTCCTGATGTTGCCAATCGCTTAGCCATGATTATTGATCCAATGCTTGCAACAGGTAATTCTTTAATTGCTGCAATTGATGTATTGAAAGCAAGTGGCTGTAAAGATATTCGTGTCATGGTCTTGGTTGCTGCGCCAGAAGGTGTTGCGAAAGTAGAAGCTGCACATCCTGATGTGCTGATCTATACCGCATCGATTGACCAAGGTCTGAATGAAGAAGGTTATATTGTTCCTGGTCTGGGTGATGCTGGCGACAAGATTTTTGGTAGTGTTCAAAAAGACTGA
- a CDS encoding cold shock domain-containing protein — protein MKQEFYQGKIKQYNPDKGFGFIGTSEGDVFFHISEYPAGGEPKRNEKVKFVVVENDGKYKATKIELVDPNPAKTRKTKIATHNNSITTELLSNFRR, from the coding sequence ATGAAGCAAGAGTTCTATCAGGGAAAAATTAAACAATATAATCCAGACAAAGGTTTTGGCTTTATTGGGACCTCTGAAGGGGATGTGTTTTTTCATATTTCCGAGTATCCAGCTGGTGGCGAACCGAAAAGAAATGAAAAAGTGAAATTTGTGGTCGTTGAAAATGACGGAAAGTACAAAGCCACAAAAATAGAGCTTGTTGATCCAAATCCAGCGAAAACCAGAAAAACTAAAATAGCAACGCACAATAATTCGATTACAACCGAGTTGTTATCAAATTTCAGACGCTAA
- a CDS encoding TonB-dependent receptor: MFAVAEDNTVLPTITVKADQQESYAAGKLKKNSNLGSLGNKSTIDTPFSVTTYSDKLIQDQQAATVSEVLRNDPSIRETTNAGHLNENVQIRGFSVGFEDYNLNGLFGMAPTGRIPTDILESVTLLKGPNALVAGMAPAGSVGGVVMVQTKRANQNLTQVSASYEDGGYYKSGFDVSRRLGTNNEFGIRASGSYGTGEHLIDGMDDSNATGVLALDYTTDKLKLNFDAYTMRDDREGGSPAMVSMGTIKQVIAAPDGNNNYFPKIEGKQNSQYVGLSGEYKFSPDLKVFAGVGYTEKEYSGHLFGTRMIVQNAETGAAKSQYYRVGTQEHNVAANTGLEAKFETGNIKHTVGIRADYLTRKYWQHGAATVSAFDTNLYDPLNTGAMPTSYPKIVPYGDNKYVSYTLTDQVSMLDDRLQLILGARYQDIDTKNLFRKTNYSADKVSPSIGIVIKPFAENLSFYASYVEGLSEGVTVSDITYPTAKNKGETLAPYQTKQYEIGAKHQMGSWLNTLALYQIEKPEAYLDSATSIVKDDAETRSRGIEWSFSGNITEDLSLLGNLAYIDAEYIKSGTPALEGKTIYGIPDFTAGLALDYKIPQIDGLSVNTRATYVSKQYLNNTNTLELPDYTIFDLGAKYKAKIGGVDTTFRANIDNVADKKHWAGVFNNDYAIIGAGRTYKLGVSFDF; this comes from the coding sequence ATGTTTGCTGTTGCTGAAGACAATACCGTTTTACCAACGATTACGGTAAAAGCTGATCAACAAGAGAGTTATGCTGCTGGTAAGCTCAAGAAAAATTCAAATTTGGGTAGCTTAGGCAATAAATCTACTATTGATACCCCGTTTTCTGTTACGACTTATTCGGATAAGTTGATTCAAGATCAGCAAGCTGCAACTGTTTCAGAAGTATTAAGAAATGATCCAAGTATTCGTGAAACAACCAATGCTGGACATTTAAATGAAAATGTTCAGATTCGTGGTTTTAGCGTTGGATTTGAAGACTATAACCTAAATGGCCTGTTTGGAATGGCGCCGACTGGGCGTATTCCTACAGATATTCTTGAGTCAGTCACTTTATTAAAAGGTCCAAATGCTTTAGTTGCTGGGATGGCACCAGCAGGTAGTGTTGGTGGCGTTGTAATGGTTCAGACTAAACGTGCCAATCAAAATCTGACTCAAGTTTCAGCGAGCTATGAAGATGGGGGATACTACAAATCAGGTTTTGATGTATCCCGTCGCTTAGGCACAAATAATGAATTTGGTATCAGAGCGAGTGGCTCATATGGTACAGGGGAACATCTTATTGATGGAATGGATGATAGCAATGCAACTGGCGTACTTGCACTTGACTATACGACAGATAAATTAAAGTTAAATTTTGATGCATATACGATGCGAGATGATCGTGAAGGTGGTTCACCGGCAATGGTGTCAATGGGAACAATCAAACAAGTGATTGCAGCTCCTGATGGTAATAATAACTATTTTCCAAAAATTGAAGGAAAGCAGAATAGCCAATATGTGGGGCTATCTGGTGAATACAAGTTCAGCCCAGATTTAAAAGTGTTTGCAGGAGTTGGATATACTGAAAAAGAATATTCAGGCCATCTTTTTGGTACGCGAATGATTGTACAAAATGCTGAAACAGGTGCTGCAAAATCGCAATATTATCGAGTAGGGACTCAGGAACACAATGTTGCGGCAAACACTGGTCTTGAAGCGAAATTTGAAACAGGGAATATCAAACATACTGTTGGTATTCGAGCAGATTATTTAACTCGTAAATATTGGCAGCACGGTGCGGCAACAGTGTCGGCCTTTGATACTAATTTATATGATCCATTAAACACTGGAGCAATGCCAACCAGCTATCCTAAAATAGTACCTTACGGGGACAACAAGTATGTGAGTTATACATTGACTGACCAAGTTTCAATGTTGGATGATCGGTTACAGTTAATTTTAGGAGCGCGCTATCAAGATATTGATACCAAAAACTTATTCAGAAAAACTAATTACTCTGCAGATAAGGTTTCACCAAGTATAGGTATTGTTATTAAGCCTTTTGCTGAAAATCTTTCTTTTTACGCGAGTTATGTTGAAGGTTTATCTGAAGGTGTAACCGTTTCTGATATTACTTATCCAACTGCGAAAAATAAAGGTGAAACTTTAGCACCGTACCAGACTAAGCAATATGAAATTGGTGCGAAGCATCAAATGGGTTCTTGGTTAAATACTTTAGCGCTGTATCAAATTGAAAAACCAGAAGCTTATTTAGACAGTGCTACATCAATTGTTAAAGATGATGCTGAAACTCGTTCACGTGGGATCGAGTGGTCATTCTCAGGTAATATTACTGAGGATTTAAGCTTGCTTGGAAATCTGGCTTATATCGATGCTGAGTATATTAAGTCTGGAACCCCTGCTCTTGAGGGAAAAACAATTTATGGCATACCTGATTTCACTGCTGGTTTGGCCTTAGATTATAAGATTCCACAAATTGATGGCTTGAGTGTAAATACACGTGCGACCTATGTGAGTAAACAGTATTTAAATAACACAAATACTTTGGAATTACCTGATTACACTATTTTTGATTTAGGTGCTAAGTACAAAGCAAAAATTGGTGGTGTGGATACAACATTTAGGGCAAATATTGATAATGTTGCGGACAAAAAACATTGGGCCGGTGTATTTAATAATGACTATGCCATTATTGGTGCAGGTCGTACCTATAAATTGGGTGTGAGTTTCGATTTCTAA
- the gigC gene encoding LysR family transcriptional regulator GigC, with amino-acid sequence MRMTLRQLAVFVAVAQEGTVTKASDAVRLTQSAASMALADLEDGLGAPLFDRLGKRLQLNDLGRFLLPQALEILGRCESFEQAAKGELQSIDLRLGATLTISDYLMPDLMADFLQRHPQAHLQLQVGNTRQMIEAVNQFQLDLALIEGSCHLPQLQCIHWRDDELAVCCAPDHPLAQLNRPVSPTDFLDVEWILREEGSGTREVFDNAILQDLPDANIRLTLGHNEAILKIVAGGLGMSCVSRLAIEPLQEKGQLVILDTPFWQLTRPLYMLVHRQKYQGPGLKAFLQFCERQV; translated from the coding sequence ATGCGCATGACATTACGCCAGTTGGCTGTTTTCGTGGCGGTCGCTCAGGAAGGAACTGTTACCAAAGCGAGTGATGCTGTCCGACTCACACAAAGTGCGGCAAGTATGGCTTTAGCTGATTTAGAAGATGGACTAGGTGCACCGCTGTTTGACCGTTTAGGAAAACGATTACAACTCAATGATTTGGGACGTTTCTTACTCCCGCAAGCTTTGGAAATTTTAGGTCGCTGTGAATCGTTTGAGCAAGCAGCTAAAGGGGAACTCCAAAGTATTGACCTACGCTTAGGTGCAACGCTTACAATTAGTGATTATTTAATGCCAGATTTGATGGCTGACTTTTTACAACGTCATCCACAAGCACATCTGCAACTGCAAGTGGGCAATACCCGCCAAATGATTGAAGCAGTCAATCAATTCCAATTAGATCTAGCCTTGATCGAAGGGTCTTGTCATTTACCTCAACTGCAATGTATCCATTGGCGTGATGATGAGCTAGCCGTATGCTGTGCGCCTGATCATCCCTTAGCACAATTGAATCGCCCGGTGAGTCCAACTGATTTTCTAGATGTGGAGTGGATTCTACGTGAGGAAGGCTCAGGCACTCGTGAAGTGTTTGATAATGCCATTTTGCAAGATTTACCCGATGCCAATATCCGTTTAACACTGGGTCATAATGAAGCGATCTTAAAAATTGTCGCGGGTGGTTTAGGTATGTCTTGTGTTTCTAGACTAGCGATTGAACCGCTACAAGAAAAAGGCCAACTGGTCATCTTGGATACCCCATTCTGGCAATTGACCCGCCCGCTCTATATGTTAGTGCATCGTCAAAAGTATCAAGGGCCTGGACTGAAAGCCTTTTTACAATTTTGCGAACGTCAGGTGTAA
- a CDS encoding ferredoxin--NADP reductase: MSIEKFSVEKVLSVHRWTHNLFSFTMTRPAHFKFTAGQFARIGLMVEGELVVRAYSVVSSPFDETLEFFSIVVPDGAFTSNLQHLKVGDELYLEKISYGYLTLARYQQPLPQDLWLLGTGTGLAPFLSMLQDFETWNKYQQINLVYSVRTESELAYVERIQEIAAVFGEGHTGFKFIPIITRDPNAALHDRLPVLIGNGELEKAAGLSFNRDSSHVMLCGNPQMVEDTKEALKQRGLIMNRRGEGNIAVENYW; this comes from the coding sequence ATGTCAATTGAAAAATTTAGCGTAGAAAAGGTTTTATCTGTACACCGTTGGACTCATAATCTTTTTAGCTTCACCATGACTCGTCCAGCACACTTTAAATTTACCGCAGGGCAGTTTGCTCGTATTGGTTTAATGGTTGAAGGGGAACTGGTTGTTCGTGCTTATTCAGTTGTATCTTCACCCTTCGATGAAACTTTAGAATTCTTTTCAATTGTTGTGCCTGATGGTGCTTTTACTTCGAATCTGCAACACCTCAAAGTTGGTGATGAGTTGTATCTGGAAAAAATTTCCTATGGTTATTTAACGCTGGCACGTTATCAACAGCCATTACCGCAGGATTTATGGTTATTGGGAACAGGGACGGGACTTGCGCCGTTTTTATCGATGTTACAAGATTTTGAAACATGGAATAAATATCAGCAGATCAATCTGGTGTATAGCGTACGTACTGAATCTGAGTTGGCTTATGTCGAGCGTATCCAAGAGATTGCAGCCGTATTTGGCGAAGGGCATACGGGCTTTAAGTTCATTCCAATCATTACTCGTGATCCGAATGCAGCCCTGCATGATCGTTTGCCTGTTTTAATTGGCAATGGTGAATTAGAAAAAGCAGCAGGACTCTCTTTTAACCGAGACAGTAGTCATGTGATGCTATGTGGTAATCCACAAATGGTGGAAGATACCAAAGAAGCGCTGAAGCAACGTGGTTTAATTATGAATCGTCGTGGTGAAGGGAATATTGCCGTAGAGAATTATTGGTAG
- a CDS encoding mechanosensitive ion channel, producing the protein MNDFFSDPSNRGGFDAMYYWDQFHPIFAAVVILLVGWIVALVIAAGVKKLLQKLDTNHKLSSATGRTPNIENLVSKLVFWFVMILAVVGALNVLNISGVSDPFSNMVGRVLAYIPNLLAAVAVGFIGWIIARLVRAGLTNVLSKTELDEKLSGEVGVSSLSTNIGEIFYWLVLLLFLPIVLSILGLTGLLIPVQNMVNEAIAYLPNLFITGVIIFVGYVLAKIVRGIVEGLSNSLGLQAQAEKVGLFKNSNVAKFLGSFVFAIIIITTLIVAFEALGIQAISQPATAMLNQIMYAIPQIIAAGLILIVAYIVSRFVGRLVAELISGAGVDEIPMKLDLQRFLGQTRVSDVIGCLIVFFTMLFAVSEAANRLGLEQVSVLIAMFIQFGASILLGAVILVIGFWLANVVANIVQRGEYNSSRWLGNLVRILIMGLVIAMGLKAMGIADSIVNLAFGLTLGSVAVAFALAFGLGGRQPAERLLSDLLDKAKTEGNKPNPLHKDEVKPVVPVSPTPTSSDTPTNPTPPTRPYSDE; encoded by the coding sequence ATGAATGATTTTTTTAGTGACCCCTCCAATCGTGGAGGATTTGATGCAATGTATTATTGGGATCAGTTTCATCCTATTTTTGCTGCAGTTGTCATCCTACTTGTAGGGTGGATTGTTGCTTTAGTGATTGCGGCAGGTGTTAAAAAATTACTGCAAAAGCTTGATACCAATCATAAATTGTCTTCTGCAACAGGCCGTACTCCAAATATTGAAAATCTAGTCTCCAAACTGGTGTTCTGGTTTGTGATGATTCTTGCTGTCGTAGGCGCTCTTAATGTTCTAAATATCAGTGGTGTTAGCGATCCATTTAGCAATATGGTTGGCCGAGTGCTGGCTTATATACCTAACTTGCTGGCAGCAGTCGCTGTTGGATTCATTGGTTGGATTATCGCGCGTTTAGTTCGTGCAGGGCTGACCAATGTACTGTCTAAAACTGAACTCGACGAGAAGCTGAGTGGTGAAGTTGGTGTGAGTTCTCTCAGCACCAATATTGGTGAGATTTTCTATTGGTTAGTACTATTACTGTTCTTGCCTATTGTCTTATCAATTCTAGGTTTAACAGGGCTTTTAATTCCTGTGCAAAACATGGTGAATGAGGCAATTGCTTATCTACCTAACCTGTTTATTACGGGTGTGATCATTTTCGTGGGCTATGTTTTAGCGAAAATTGTAAGAGGTATTGTTGAAGGGTTAAGTAATAGTTTGGGCTTACAGGCACAAGCTGAAAAAGTTGGCTTATTTAAAAACTCAAATGTAGCTAAGTTCTTAGGTTCATTTGTATTTGCCATCATTATTATTACGACTTTAATTGTGGCCTTTGAAGCCTTGGGTATCCAGGCGATTTCTCAACCAGCAACCGCAATGCTCAATCAAATCATGTATGCAATTCCACAAATCATTGCTGCTGGCTTGATTCTAATAGTGGCTTATATTGTATCGCGTTTTGTGGGACGTTTAGTGGCTGAGTTGATTTCGGGCGCTGGCGTAGATGAAATTCCAATGAAGCTGGATTTACAACGTTTCCTTGGACAAACCCGTGTTTCTGACGTAATCGGTTGTTTAATCGTTTTCTTTACCATGTTATTTGCGGTTTCAGAGGCTGCCAATCGACTTGGCTTAGAGCAGGTCAGTGTACTGATCGCAATGTTTATCCAGTTTGGTGCAAGCATCTTACTTGGTGCTGTGATTCTAGTGATTGGCTTCTGGTTGGCTAATGTAGTCGCCAATATTGTACAACGTGGTGAATATAACAGCTCACGTTGGTTAGGCAATCTGGTTCGTATTCTCATTATGGGCTTAGTGATTGCGATGGGTCTAAAAGCCATGGGTATCGCTGATTCCATTGTGAACTTGGCTTTTGGTTTAACACTTGGCTCAGTCGCTGTGGCTTTTGCCTTGGCATTTGGTTTAGGTGGACGTCAACCCGCAGAGCGTTTACTTAGTGATTTGCTAGATAAAGCAAAAACTGAAGGCAATAAACCAAATCCGTTGCATAAGGATGAGGTTAAGCCAGTAGTTCCTGTGAGCCCGACACCAACGTCATCTGATACTCCGACGAATCCAACGCCACCAACACGGCCTTATTCGGATGAATAG
- a CDS encoding NAD(P)/FAD-dependent oxidoreductase, whose protein sequence is MVHQVDVVVLGAGASGLMLAAEAGKRGRSVVVLEKANKVGKKILMSGGGKCNFTNLDVEPANYLSENPHFVISALTRYTNWDFIGLVCEYGIEYEERKHGQLFTLKGSKEILELLLSECDKAKRVQIQTHCEVQQVKAQGDSSFIIETSQGTYHCESVVVATGGLSIPTLGGSGFGYELAQQFGHHVYPTRAGLVPFTFSDHFKEVTTRLSGNALDATLVNDRHQFTEALLFTHRGLSGPSSLQLSNYWHIGESFKIDFFPSQDFNQFFKDKKKSQPKVLLRTLISEFTAKSIVLELQQLIWAEQSETAIGNLSDAQLEHIAAQLHAFTVKPSGTEGYRTAEVTLGGVDTSEVSSKTMESKKQKGLYFIGEVLDVTGHLGGYNFQWAWSSAQAAAQFV, encoded by the coding sequence ATGGTTCATCAAGTTGATGTTGTTGTTTTAGGTGCAGGTGCATCGGGCTTGATGTTGGCTGCAGAAGCAGGCAAACGTGGGCGCTCAGTTGTAGTCTTGGAGAAAGCCAATAAAGTTGGTAAAAAGATTTTAATGTCAGGTGGTGGTAAATGTAACTTTACCAATCTGGATGTCGAACCTGCTAATTATCTTTCTGAAAATCCACATTTCGTCATTTCAGCCCTCACCCGCTATACCAATTGGGATTTTATTGGTTTGGTCTGTGAATACGGTATTGAATACGAAGAACGTAAACATGGGCAATTATTTACCCTTAAAGGATCTAAAGAGATTCTGGAACTTTTGCTTTCAGAATGTGACAAAGCCAAACGGGTGCAAATTCAAACCCATTGTGAAGTTCAACAAGTCAAAGCTCAAGGGGACTCAAGTTTTATCATTGAAACCAGTCAAGGGACTTATCACTGTGAATCTGTAGTAGTAGCAACAGGTGGACTCTCTATTCCAACCCTCGGCGGTTCAGGCTTTGGTTATGAACTTGCACAGCAGTTTGGACATCATGTTTATCCAACCCGTGCAGGTCTGGTTCCATTCACCTTCTCCGATCATTTTAAAGAAGTGACTACACGTTTAAGCGGCAATGCCTTAGATGCAACCTTGGTCAATGATCGTCATCAATTTACTGAAGCTTTGTTGTTTACCCATCGTGGTCTCAGTGGTCCAAGTTCGTTACAACTTTCCAACTACTGGCACATTGGAGAAAGCTTCAAGATTGATTTCTTCCCAAGCCAAGATTTCAATCAATTCTTTAAAGATAAGAAAAAATCACAGCCTAAAGTTCTGCTACGCACTTTAATCAGTGAATTTACAGCGAAAAGTATCGTACTGGAGTTACAACAACTGATTTGGGCTGAGCAAAGCGAAACAGCCATTGGTAACCTCAGTGATGCACAGCTCGAGCATATAGCAGCACAATTGCATGCATTTACGGTAAAACCGTCAGGTACTGAGGGTTATCGTACTGCTGAGGTAACATTGGGTGGTGTAGATACCAGCGAAGTTTCTTCCAAAACCATGGAAAGTAAAAAACAGAAAGGTTTATATTTTATCGGTGAAGTGCTGGATGTTACTGGCCACTTAGGCGGCTATAACTTCCAATGGGCATGGTCTTCTGCACAGGCAGCAGCTCAATTTGTCTGA
- a CDS encoding pyridoxal-phosphate dependent enzyme, with amino-acid sequence MFDHIAFPTPNQTLQLPYSVQLSIKRLDLIHPHISGNKFYKLKYNLLAAQQQGLSQVLTFGGAFSNHIAATAYAAQRFGFQSIGIIRGEELGSQDLNPTLQTAHDFGMQLHFVSRAEYRLRYEADYLQQLQQRYPQAFIVPEGGSNALALQGTQEILSEDDRENYDVICCAVGTGGTIAGLIKSSSDQQQILGFSALKGDFLKQDIQQWTDKRNWSLTDTYCCGGYAKTNPELLQFMRYFEQQYAIPLEQVYTAKMMMGLFDLIQNQHFPENTRILAIHTGGLQGRLK; translated from the coding sequence ATGTTTGATCACATTGCTTTTCCCACACCCAATCAAACATTACAACTTCCCTATTCAGTTCAACTGAGCATTAAGCGTCTGGACCTGATTCATCCTCATATTTCAGGTAATAAATTTTATAAGTTGAAATACAACCTCCTTGCAGCACAACAACAAGGTTTGTCCCAAGTACTGACATTTGGGGGTGCATTCTCAAATCATATCGCTGCAACCGCCTATGCCGCGCAGCGCTTTGGCTTTCAAAGTATTGGTATCATTCGTGGAGAAGAACTTGGCTCACAAGACTTAAATCCTACACTGCAAACTGCACACGATTTTGGCATGCAATTGCATTTTGTCAGCCGAGCCGAGTACCGACTGCGTTATGAAGCTGACTATTTACAACAACTACAACAGCGATATCCGCAAGCCTTTATTGTTCCAGAAGGTGGCAGCAATGCACTTGCACTACAAGGAACACAGGAAATTTTAAGCGAAGATGATCGGGAAAATTATGATGTGATTTGTTGTGCGGTTGGAACAGGTGGAACCATTGCAGGACTGATTAAAAGTAGTTCAGATCAACAACAGATTTTAGGGTTTTCTGCATTGAAGGGCGACTTTTTAAAGCAAGATATTCAACAATGGACAGATAAACGCAACTGGTCTTTAACCGATACCTATTGCTGTGGTGGCTACGCTAAAACCAATCCAGAACTCCTACAATTTATGCGGTATTTTGAACAGCAATATGCAATTCCATTAGAACAGGTATATACCGCTAAAATGATGATGGGGCTATTCGACTTAATTCAAAACCAGCATTTTCCTGAAAATACCCGTATTTTGGCAATTCATACAGGTGGACTACAAGGCCGCTTAAAATAA